A single genomic interval of Streptomyces sp. 1222.5 harbors:
- a CDS encoding IclR family transcriptional regulator: MAGPVQSIERAAAILRLLAGGPRRLGLGEVAASLGLAKGTAYGILRTLQHVDFVERDAATGKYQLGAALLHLGTSYLDVNELRSRSINWADALAARSGEAVRLGTPLEGEVLVIHHVFRPDDTLQTLDVGALLPMHASSLGKVLLAYGTTSLEPAKDVELEAYTRHTLVLPEQLGRALTEVREVGWAAEIQEMSMGEAGLAAPIRGHGGLVVGAIGLSGPVERICDSQGHPRSSLITLLREAARAISRELGAARW; the protein is encoded by the coding sequence ATGGCCGGACCGGTCCAGTCGATCGAACGGGCGGCGGCGATCCTGCGTCTGCTCGCCGGGGGACCGCGCCGCCTCGGGCTCGGCGAGGTCGCGGCGTCACTCGGTCTGGCGAAGGGCACGGCCTACGGCATCCTGCGCACCCTGCAGCACGTGGACTTCGTCGAGCGGGACGCGGCGACCGGGAAGTACCAGCTCGGAGCCGCCCTCCTGCACCTCGGCACGAGCTACCTGGACGTCAACGAGCTCAGGTCCCGCTCGATCAACTGGGCCGACGCCCTGGCCGCCCGTAGCGGGGAGGCCGTACGCCTGGGCACCCCGCTGGAGGGCGAGGTCCTCGTCATCCACCACGTCTTCCGGCCGGACGACACCCTCCAGACCCTGGACGTGGGCGCACTGCTGCCGATGCACGCCTCGTCGCTCGGCAAAGTACTGCTGGCCTACGGGACCACGTCCCTGGAGCCGGCCAAGGACGTGGAGCTGGAGGCGTACACGCGGCACACCCTGGTCCTGCCGGAGCAGCTCGGCCGGGCCCTGACGGAGGTCCGGGAAGTCGGATGGGCCGCCGAGATCCAGGAAATGAGCATGGGGGAGGCGGGGCTCGCCGCGCCGATCCGCGGGCACGGCGGCCTCGTCGTCGGTGCCATCGGCCTGTCCGGCCCGGTGGAGAGGATCTGCGACAGCCAGGGGCACCCCCGGTCGAGTCTGATCACCCTGCTCCGAGAGGCCGCACGGGCGATCTCCAGAGAGCTGGGCGCCGCCCGCTGGTAG